One Paraburkholderia kururiensis DNA window includes the following coding sequences:
- a CDS encoding NAD kinase produces the protein MQINSQFKTVALVGRSNTPGIAEPLTALASCIAKRGFDVVFEAETAQDIGATGYTALRPAEIGARADVAVVLGGDGTMLGIGRQLAPYRTPLIGINIGRLGFITDIPLADMQEVVPQMLCGSFEREERTLLEARITRDGDPIYHAIAFNDVVVNRSGFSGMAELRVHVDGRFMYNQRSDGLIVATPTGSTAYALSSSGPILHPQLQGIVLVPIAPHALSNRPIVLPDSCKVSIQIVAGRDVNVNFDMQSFTALQLNDTIEVRRSRHTVPILHPVGYSYYATLRQKLHWNEHPSLEDNSLY, from the coding sequence ATGCAGATCAACAGCCAGTTCAAGACCGTGGCGCTCGTCGGGCGCAGCAACACGCCCGGCATTGCCGAGCCGCTGACGGCGCTCGCCTCGTGCATCGCGAAACGGGGTTTCGACGTGGTGTTCGAGGCCGAGACGGCACAGGACATTGGGGCAACCGGCTATACGGCGCTGCGGCCGGCGGAAATCGGAGCGCGCGCCGACGTCGCGGTCGTGCTCGGTGGCGACGGAACCATGCTCGGCATCGGACGGCAGCTCGCGCCGTACCGCACACCGCTCATCGGCATCAACATCGGTCGGCTAGGCTTCATTACGGACATCCCGCTCGCCGACATGCAGGAAGTCGTGCCGCAAATGCTATGCGGCAGCTTCGAGCGCGAGGAGCGCACGCTGCTGGAAGCGCGCATCACGCGCGACGGCGATCCCATCTACCACGCGATCGCCTTCAACGACGTGGTGGTGAACCGCAGCGGCTTTTCAGGCATGGCCGAACTGCGCGTGCACGTGGATGGCCGCTTCATGTACAACCAGCGTTCTGACGGCCTGATCGTCGCCACGCCAACGGGATCTACGGCCTACGCGCTGTCGTCGTCGGGGCCGATCCTGCATCCGCAGTTGCAGGGCATCGTGCTCGTGCCCATCGCGCCGCACGCGCTCTCGAACCGCCCTATCGTGCTGCCCGACAGCTGCAAAGTGAGCATCCAGATCGTCGCGGGCCGGGACGTCAACGTCAATTTCGACATGCAGTCGTTCACCGCGCTGCAACTGAACGACACCATCGAGGTGCGCCGCTCGCGCCATACGGTGCCGATCCTGCATCCCGTGGGCTACAGCTATTACGCCACGCTGCGCCAGAAGCTGCACTGGAACGAACATCCGTCGCTCGAGGACAACTCGCTGTACTGA
- the recN gene encoding DNA repair protein RecN, with translation MLRHLSIRDFVIVAALDLEFNSGFTVFSGETGAGKSILIDALALTLGARADASVVRTGESRADITAEFDVYPHVARWLDDQAFAAEGDEGQGGTVLLRRVVDAGGRSRAFINGTPATLTQLREVGEMLVDIHGQHAHQLLMRPDAQRELFDTHSGLADLAAATGRAWRTWRDASNAVETAQTRDRELQLERERLAWQLAELDKLAPQPGEWEEINAEHRRLSHSANLIEGVQGALAALSESDDAMISQLGSIVSKLRDLAEIDPALNDALAALEPAAIQLQEAAYSLTHYAQRLELDPDRLAQVEKRLDALHSTARKFRLQPETLPEEHETRQAQLAALDAAADLDALRAAEAKAREAYLAEAKQLSKARAKAAKALGAAVTTGMQELSMVGGSFEVALVPLAEGGAHGLEQVEFRVAGHAGVPLRPLAKVASGGELARISLALAVIASAASPTPTLIFDEVDTGIGGGVAEVVGRLLHQLGRARQVLCVTHLPQVAARGDHHFQVAKASDGNGGTVSSVNPLDRASRVEEVARMLGGLEITATTRRHAKEMLAA, from the coding sequence ATGCTCCGCCACCTTTCGATACGCGACTTCGTCATCGTCGCCGCGCTCGATCTCGAGTTCAACAGCGGCTTCACGGTTTTCTCGGGCGAGACCGGCGCCGGCAAGTCCATCCTCATCGACGCGCTCGCGCTCACGCTCGGCGCCCGCGCCGACGCGAGCGTCGTGCGCACCGGCGAGTCACGCGCCGACATCACCGCCGAATTCGACGTCTACCCGCACGTCGCGCGCTGGCTCGACGACCAGGCGTTTGCTGCCGAAGGCGACGAAGGCCAGGGCGGCACGGTGCTGCTGCGCCGCGTCGTGGACGCCGGCGGCCGCTCACGCGCCTTCATCAACGGCACGCCGGCCACGCTGACGCAACTTCGCGAAGTGGGCGAAATGCTCGTGGACATTCACGGTCAGCACGCGCACCAGCTACTGATGCGCCCCGACGCGCAACGCGAGCTGTTCGACACGCACTCCGGTCTTGCCGATCTGGCAGCCGCAACGGGCCGCGCCTGGCGCACCTGGCGTGACGCATCCAACGCGGTCGAAACCGCGCAGACGCGCGACCGCGAACTGCAACTGGAACGTGAACGGCTCGCCTGGCAACTGGCCGAACTGGACAAGCTCGCCCCGCAGCCCGGCGAATGGGAAGAGATCAACGCCGAGCACCGGCGGCTCTCGCATTCGGCCAACCTGATCGAGGGCGTGCAGGGCGCGCTCGCCGCGCTCTCGGAGTCCGACGACGCGATGATTTCGCAGCTCGGCTCCATCGTCTCGAAATTGCGGGACCTCGCCGAAATCGACCCTGCGCTCAACGACGCGCTCGCGGCGCTCGAACCCGCCGCCATCCAGCTGCAAGAGGCCGCCTACTCGCTCACCCACTACGCGCAGCGGCTCGAACTCGACCCGGACCGGCTCGCACAGGTGGAAAAGCGGCTCGACGCGCTGCATTCCACGGCGCGCAAATTCCGTCTGCAGCCCGAAACGCTGCCCGAGGAACACGAAACGCGCCAGGCGCAACTTGCCGCGCTCGACGCGGCCGCCGACCTCGATGCGCTGCGCGCCGCCGAGGCGAAGGCCAGGGAAGCCTACCTCGCCGAGGCGAAGCAGCTTTCGAAAGCGCGCGCCAAGGCGGCCAAGGCGCTCGGCGCCGCGGTGACAACCGGCATGCAGGAACTATCGATGGTGGGCGGCAGTTTCGAAGTGGCGCTCGTGCCGCTCGCGGAGGGCGGCGCGCACGGGCTGGAACAGGTCGAATTTCGCGTAGCGGGCCACGCGGGCGTGCCGCTGCGGCCGCTCGCGAAGGTGGCCTCAGGCGGCGAACTGGCGCGCATCAGCCTCGCGCTTGCGGTGATCGCGAGCGCCGCAAGCCCCACGCCGACGCTGATCTTCGACGAAGTGGATACCGGCATCGGCGGCGGCGTGGCGGAAGTGGTGGGTCGATTGCTGCATCAGCTTGGCCGCGCCCGCCAGGTGCTCTGCGTCACGCACCTGCCGCAGGTCGCCGCGCGCGGCGATCACCACTTCCAGGTCGCCAAGGCGTCCGACGGCAACGGCGGCACGGTGAGTTCGGTCAATCCGTTGGACCGTGCAAGCCGCGTCGAGGAAGTCGCCCGCATGCTGGGCGGCCTCGAAATAACGGCCACCACGCGGCGTCACGCGAAGGAAATGCTGGCGGCGTAA
- a CDS encoding carbon-nitrogen hydrolase family protein, which produces MSDPHTGLSPYRVAALQMVSTPERDRNLAEAERLIAEAAAQGAQLVLLPEYFCFMGFKDTDKIGVREPHGDGPIQRFLSDAARRHGVWVIGGTLPLVAPEPERVLNTTLVFDPQGAEAARYDKIHLFSFEKGEESFDEARTIRPGDTVRTFEAPFGRVGLSVCYDLRFPELYRRMGDCALMVVPSAFTYTTGRAHWETLLRARAVENQCYVLAAAQGGKHENGRRTWGHSMLIDPWGEIVAVRDEGAGAVVGDIDPARIQEVRTSLPAWRHRVLDEAPTR; this is translated from the coding sequence ATGAGCGATCCACACACTGGTTTGTCGCCTTACCGCGTTGCGGCGCTGCAGATGGTCAGCACGCCCGAGCGCGACCGCAATCTTGCCGAGGCGGAACGACTGATCGCCGAAGCGGCGGCTCAGGGCGCGCAGCTCGTGCTGCTGCCCGAATACTTCTGCTTCATGGGATTCAAGGACACCGACAAGATCGGCGTACGCGAGCCGCACGGCGACGGTCCGATCCAGCGCTTTCTGTCGGACGCTGCCCGCCGTCACGGCGTATGGGTGATCGGCGGCACGCTGCCGCTCGTCGCGCCGGAACCCGAACGCGTGCTCAACACGACGCTCGTGTTCGATCCGCAAGGCGCCGAAGCGGCGCGCTACGACAAGATCCATCTGTTCAGCTTCGAAAAAGGCGAGGAGTCGTTCGACGAGGCGCGCACCATCCGCCCCGGCGACACCGTCCGCACGTTCGAGGCGCCGTTCGGGCGCGTCGGACTCTCGGTCTGCTACGATCTGCGCTTTCCGGAGCTGTACCGCCGCATGGGCGATTGCGCGCTGATGGTGGTGCCCTCCGCATTCACCTACACCACGGGCCGCGCCCACTGGGAAACGCTGCTGCGTGCCCGTGCCGTGGAGAACCAGTGTTATGTGCTCGCCGCGGCCCAGGGCGGCAAGCACGAAAACGGCCGGCGCACCTGGGGCCACAGCATGCTGATCGACCCGTGGGGCGAAATCGTTGCCGTACGCGACGAAGGCGCGGGCGCCGTGGTGGGCGACATCGATCCTGCGCGCATCCAGGAAGTCCGCACGAGCCTGCCGGCATGGCGGCATCGTGTGCTGGACGAAGCACCCACCCGTTGA
- a CDS encoding YhdP family protein, with protein MSERNESAGPYEAGQASRANGRVPVEHHHIALRHTLRVVLAIAVVLYFIAAALVLGLRYVVLPRIDTFRPRIETLVSDKIHAELRIGKLSPHWLGFQPGIDVTNLTIRDHDGKVALNVPHATATVSWLSLVTLAPRLSSLIVDRPDVLVARSQGGSLSVAGVPIPAAHTGNDAFSTWLLRQQAIVLRGGTLRWRDGRHDAPEIALQNIRLAILNEGTDHRLALQAPPEGRLLHGPLDFRARFRSPRTGAPGKPVGWSGSAYVSTGPVDLPTLARYIDIPVETYAGRIDNVIWASFSEGRITTATGVLDGVGVALRVHPTQPRLDMPVAHFSWTVDAAPGDYTIKLSRLRAELGQQPLDDGTPVVRTLAFSTLTGHYRRPSVQHGQMMSVQGDRMDLGMLSEFSRTLPLPRRFLNTLVRFDPRGLVANYEIGIERARPDAGEAAAEQRGDGVEPIVRYRFKADLQGISVAAQEPPPGLTARNHPRAGLPGIENLWGHIDADETHGSATFDTANAAITLPGVFDDPRLTFDRLYGRSDWTIANARAPGEKRKGFQINVPEFGVENADVKASAVANYTNPGHGRGALDLKASFDHAQVNRIVRYLPTSISEKLRIYLGHGLQAGVSRSATIEVHGNLEKFPYSRDPTAGIFRIEAPFTGGRFDPSPYPPRKLKNGTPSVWPGFDRIDGVFRLKENLLRFDIARGYYKRVLLTGVTGKIDDLGTKASSLIINGNGHGPLADMIDYANNSALGGLSKHAGEKIEAEGPAALALKLTVPRTPKPHIAVEGALGFQNDRLSMHNVPPLSDLTGKVRFTEHTAQLDRLAGRFMGGDVHANGGLRQDGAYALDLDGNIAVDAARGLNLRGTAAQVLTRMSGTAPYALSVRGAKGRLPEVSASSDLTDLALDFPAPFGKPAGQPMPLRLSLRPEETKEDDPHGDEAGKQELTGLQRAALTFGPVAATYLVRETRGQAPQVVRGAIGVNRPAELPSEGVTAAVDLDTLDADAWRSVITAMRGKAQQQPAAAPQVSVPAGQTGTAQAATQDTAQAASVTGQAPGQITAKAVAPALPASTVAQFLPSRFAVHIGTLTLLKRHWESVVVGASHTDRTWQANIASNQVSGHLTWLPGTVPGAPGTLEARLAKLVVPARAENDLLGEAISVPAQNMPSIDLIVNELIVRDRNFGRLEVDAHNREEDGVPVWQLDKLDISNPAAQLTATANWRTARSFGATADEDAPRRTVLDFKLDIKDAGALLERAGLPRTLKKGSGTLSGKVAWRGGPTAIDYPTLNGNLALDLHHGQILKVDPGVAKLLGVLSLQSLARFVTLNFRDVIGEGLPYESVTGTGEIQNGIGRTSNFKMVTAPARAEMQGTVDLAHETQDLHVHVVPTLSAGAGVVAAAVINPLFGLGALLADFALSHSISSAFALDYAITGSWSKPHVERVRGEQGKMDAQMPVAAQ; from the coding sequence ATGTCCGAGCGAAACGAATCCGCCGGTCCGTACGAAGCCGGACAGGCCAGCCGGGCGAACGGACGCGTCCCCGTCGAGCATCACCATATCGCGCTGCGCCACACGCTGCGCGTCGTGCTCGCCATTGCGGTCGTGCTCTACTTCATCGCCGCGGCGCTCGTCCTCGGCCTGCGCTACGTCGTGCTGCCGCGCATCGACACGTTCCGCCCGCGCATCGAAACGCTCGTCTCCGACAAGATTCACGCCGAGCTGCGTATCGGCAAGCTTTCGCCGCACTGGCTGGGTTTCCAGCCCGGCATCGACGTCACCAACCTCACCATTCGCGACCACGACGGCAAAGTGGCGCTGAACGTGCCGCACGCCACCGCAACGGTGTCGTGGCTCTCGCTCGTGACGCTCGCGCCGCGCCTGTCGAGCCTGATCGTCGACCGGCCCGACGTGCTCGTGGCCCGCTCGCAAGGTGGCTCCCTCTCGGTGGCTGGCGTGCCGATTCCTGCCGCCCATACTGGCAACGACGCGTTCAGCACCTGGCTTCTGCGCCAGCAGGCCATCGTGCTGCGCGGGGGCACGCTGCGCTGGCGCGACGGGCGCCACGACGCGCCGGAAATCGCACTGCAGAACATCCGCCTCGCCATTCTCAACGAGGGCACCGACCACCGCCTCGCGCTCCAGGCCCCGCCCGAAGGCCGGCTGCTGCACGGCCCGCTCGACTTCCGCGCGCGCTTTCGCAGCCCGCGCACCGGTGCGCCCGGCAAGCCCGTGGGCTGGAGCGGCTCGGCCTACGTATCCACGGGACCGGTGGACCTGCCCACGCTCGCCCGCTACATCGACATTCCCGTCGAGACCTACGCCGGCCGTATCGACAACGTGATCTGGGCGAGTTTCAGCGAAGGCCGCATCACGACGGCGACGGGCGTGCTGGACGGCGTGGGCGTGGCGCTGCGCGTGCATCCCACGCAGCCGCGGCTCGACATGCCGGTGGCCCACTTCTCCTGGACCGTCGACGCGGCGCCCGGCGACTACACGATCAAGCTGAGCCGCCTGCGCGCCGAACTCGGCCAGCAGCCGCTCGACGACGGCACGCCCGTCGTTCGCACGCTCGCGTTTTCGACGCTTACCGGCCATTACCGCCGGCCGTCGGTCCAGCACGGGCAGATGATGAGCGTGCAAGGCGACCGCATGGATCTGGGCATGCTCTCCGAGTTCAGCCGCACGCTGCCGCTGCCGCGCCGCTTCCTCAATACGCTGGTGCGGTTCGACCCGCGCGGGCTCGTCGCCAACTACGAAATCGGCATCGAGCGTGCGCGGCCAGACGCGGGCGAAGCCGCGGCCGAGCAGCGCGGCGACGGCGTAGAGCCGATCGTGCGCTATCGCTTCAAGGCCGACCTGCAAGGCATCAGCGTCGCCGCCCAGGAACCGCCGCCCGGACTCACGGCGCGCAACCATCCGCGCGCGGGCCTGCCCGGCATCGAAAACCTGTGGGGGCACATCGACGCCGACGAAACCCACGGCAGCGCCACCTTCGACACGGCGAACGCGGCCATCACGCTGCCGGGCGTGTTCGACGACCCGCGCCTCACCTTCGACCGCCTGTACGGCCGCAGCGACTGGACCATCGCCAACGCGCGCGCGCCGGGCGAGAAGCGCAAGGGCTTCCAGATCAACGTGCCGGAGTTCGGCGTGGAGAACGCGGACGTCAAGGCCAGCGCCGTCGCGAACTACACGAACCCGGGCCACGGCCGCGGCGCGCTCGATCTGAAGGCGAGCTTCGATCACGCCCAGGTGAACCGCATCGTTCGCTATCTGCCCACGAGCATCAGCGAGAAACTGCGCATCTACCTGGGGCACGGCCTGCAGGCCGGCGTCTCGCGCAGCGCCACCATCGAAGTGCACGGCAACCTCGAAAAATTCCCGTACTCGCGCGACCCGACGGCGGGCATCTTCCGCATCGAGGCGCCTTTCACCGGCGGCCGCTTCGACCCGTCGCCCTACCCGCCGCGCAAGCTGAAGAACGGCACGCCGAGCGTGTGGCCGGGTTTCGATCGTATCGACGGCGTGTTCCGGCTCAAGGAAAACCTGCTGCGCTTCGACATCGCGCGCGGCTACTACAAGCGCGTGCTGCTCACGGGCGTGACGGGCAAGATCGACGACCTGGGCACGAAGGCGTCGAGCCTCATCATCAACGGCAACGGGCACGGTCCGCTCGCGGACATGATCGACTACGCGAACAACAGCGCGCTGGGCGGCCTTTCGAAGCACGCGGGCGAGAAGATCGAGGCGGAAGGTCCTGCGGCGCTCGCGCTTAAGCTCACGGTGCCGCGCACGCCGAAACCGCACATCGCTGTGGAGGGCGCGCTCGGCTTCCAGAACGACCGACTTTCGATGCACAACGTGCCGCCGCTCTCCGACCTCACGGGCAAAGTGCGCTTCACCGAGCACACGGCGCAACTGGACCGCCTCGCGGGCCGCTTCATGGGCGGCGACGTGCACGCCAACGGCGGTCTGCGCCAGGACGGCGCCTACGCGCTCGACCTCGACGGCAACATCGCCGTCGACGCCGCACGGGGTCTCAACCTGCGCGGCACGGCGGCCCAGGTGCTCACGCGCATGAGCGGCACGGCGCCCTACGCGCTTTCGGTGCGCGGCGCGAAAGGCAGGCTGCCCGAGGTATCCGCGAGTTCCGACCTGACCGACCTCGCGCTCGACTTCCCCGCGCCGTTCGGCAAGCCGGCCGGTCAACCGATGCCGCTGCGCCTGTCGTTGCGCCCAGAGGAAACGAAGGAAGACGACCCTCACGGCGACGAAGCCGGCAAGCAGGAGCTGACTGGCCTGCAACGCGCCGCGCTGACGTTCGGACCGGTGGCCGCAACGTATCTGGTGCGCGAGACGCGTGGCCAGGCGCCGCAAGTCGTGCGCGGCGCGATCGGCGTGAACCGTCCCGCAGAACTGCCGTCCGAGGGCGTGACCGCGGCGGTCGATCTGGACACGCTCGACGCCGACGCCTGGCGCAGCGTGATCACCGCGATGCGCGGGAAGGCTCAGCAACAACCGGCGGCGGCGCCGCAAGTGTCGGTGCCCGCTGGACAAACGGGTACGGCGCAGGCCGCTACGCAAGACACGGCGCAAGCCGCATCGGTAACAGGCCAGGCGCCGGGCCAAATCACGGCAAAGGCCGTAGCGCCTGCCCTGCCCGCCAGCACCGTCGCGCAGTTCCTGCCTTCGCGCTTCGCTGTCCATATCGGCACGCTCACGCTGCTCAAACGCCATTGGGAAAGCGTGGTGGTGGGCGCGTCCCACACCGACCGCACCTGGCAGGCGAATATCGCGTCGAACCAGGTGTCGGGGCATCTGACCTGGCTGCCGGGCACGGTGCCCGGCGCGCCCGGCACACTGGAAGCGCGGCTCGCGAAACTCGTGGTGCCGGCGCGCGCGGAAAACGATCTGCTGGGCGAAGCGATCTCGGTACCGGCGCAGAACATGCCTTCCATCGATCTCATCGTGAACGAGCTGATCGTGCGAGATCGCAACTTCGGCCGGCTCGAAGTGGATGCGCACAACCGCGAGGAAGACGGCGTGCCCGTGTGGCAACTCGACAAGCTCGACATCAGCAATCCCGCTGCCCAGCTCACGGCCACCGCGAACTGGCGCACGGCGCGCAGCTTCGGCGCCACCGCGGACGAAGACGCACCGCGACGCACGGTGCTCGACTTCAAGCTCGACATCAAGGACGCCGGCGCGCTGCTCGAACGCGCGGGCTTGCCGCGCACGCTCAAGAAGGGCAGCGGCACGCTTTCCGGGAAGGTGGCGTGGCGCGGCGGCCCCACGGCCATCGACTACCCCACGCTCAATGGCAATCTCGCGCTCGATCTGCATCACGGCCAGATCCTGAAGGTCGATCCGGGCGTGGCGAAGCTGCTCGGCGTGCTGAGCCTGCAAAGTCTCGCGCGGTTCGTCACGCTCAACTTCCGCGACGTGATCGGCGAAGGACTGCCCTACGAGAGCGTAACGGGCACGGGCGAGATCCAGAACGGCATTGGGCGCACCAGCAACTTCAAGATGGTCACGGCACCGGCGCGGGCCGAGATGCAGGGCACCGTCGACCTCGCCCACGAGACGCAGGACCTGCACGTCCACGTGGTGCCCACGTTGAGCGCCGGCGCCGGTGTGGTGGCGGCCGCGGTCATCAATCCGCTCTTCGGCCTGGGCGCGCTCTTAGCGGACTTCGCGCTCTCGCATTCGATCTCGTCGGCCTTCGCGCTGGACTACGCCATCACCGGTTCGTGGTCGAAACCCCACGTCGAGCGGGTGCGGGGCGAACAGGGTAAGATGGACGCTCAAATGCCGGTCGCGGCGCAGTGA
- the glnE gene encoding bifunctional [glutamate--ammonia ligase]-adenylyl-L-tyrosine phosphorylase/[glutamate--ammonia-ligase] adenylyltransferase — translation MTDAIHLSSAAFSHYASRALASRPELAARVAALAAGPVTRERIEARFDALSSEVRGAAAAALTDDQLKKVLRQLRTEVFCAVMERDLAFNADVAEVTGTMTDLAEVAIQRALAVVTADLEALYGEPRGSEGERLALGVVGMGKLGGRELNVSSDIDLIFVYEDDGETAGGERAPIATQEFFTRAGKRLIAALNDVTADGYVFRVDMRLRPNGDAGPLACSLGMLEEYFYVQGREWERYAWIKGRLVSEGQSASARRLAQQLDAIVKPFVYRRYLDFGVISAIRALHLQIRQEAQRRASMRPEKADDIKLGRGGIREIEFSAQVFQLIRGGQDADFRVRPTLAVLRHATARGLIAPSVCAELTEAYRFLRRLEHRLQYRNDAQTHAMPVDPDERAALAKTMGFVDYAALMTMLDGHREKVERQFDQIFADKVNGHGGCAAPDDGAAAWVWSSALADDSAGEALEARLADLGLAEPAELLARLRAIWQSPRYQGLPEHSRQRFDSVAKRALDAARTIDPPERRTATLARFFDLLETVGRRGAYLALLCEYPHALDRVLSVLGASRWAAGYLIRHPQLLDELLDDEVIASPFDWPEFKRTLRTRLVAADGAEHQMDLLRHAHQAEVFRILLIDLAGKLSVEHVSDRLSELADAVLDVTMETVWAQFARRHREVPRFAVIAYGKLGGKELGYASDLDLIFLYDDPDEAAPDIYATFTRRLITWLTMATGAGTLFDVDLRLRPNGESGLLVTDLDAFRRYQLREGDAANTAWVWEHQALTRARFCAGDEEIGKAFDAIRQQVLTMPREAALLAKDIVEMRQRVEDGHPNRSELFDLKHDRGGMVDIEFLVQYWVLLHAARDPELVRNTGNIALLREVSRLGIMSAEEADTVGAAYRTYRKLQHRLRLDGMEKARVEPQRVEAERAAVLALWKRVFG, via the coding sequence ATGACTGATGCAATTCACCTGAGTTCCGCCGCCTTTTCCCACTATGCGTCGCGGGCGCTGGCGAGTCGCCCGGAACTCGCCGCGCGCGTCGCGGCGCTCGCCGCGGGCCCCGTCACGCGCGAGCGCATCGAGGCGCGCTTCGATGCGTTGTCCAGCGAGGTTCGGGGCGCCGCCGCGGCAGCGCTGACCGACGATCAGCTGAAGAAGGTGCTGCGCCAGTTGCGCACCGAGGTCTTCTGCGCCGTGATGGAGCGCGACCTTGCCTTCAACGCGGACGTGGCCGAGGTCACGGGCACCATGACCGATCTCGCCGAAGTGGCGATCCAGCGGGCGCTCGCCGTCGTCACGGCCGATCTGGAGGCGCTTTACGGCGAGCCGCGCGGTTCCGAAGGCGAGCGCCTCGCGCTCGGCGTGGTGGGCATGGGCAAGCTGGGCGGACGCGAACTCAACGTGTCGTCGGACATCGACCTCATCTTCGTCTACGAGGACGACGGCGAAACGGCCGGCGGTGAGCGCGCGCCCATCGCCACGCAGGAATTCTTCACGCGGGCCGGCAAGCGCCTCATCGCGGCGCTCAACGACGTTACGGCGGACGGCTACGTGTTCCGCGTCGACATGCGGCTGCGGCCGAACGGCGACGCGGGGCCGCTTGCGTGCAGCCTGGGCATGCTCGAGGAGTACTTCTACGTGCAGGGGCGCGAGTGGGAGCGCTACGCGTGGATCAAGGGGCGGCTCGTCTCTGAAGGTCAAAGCGCGTCGGCCCGGCGGCTCGCGCAGCAGCTCGATGCCATCGTGAAGCCGTTCGTCTACCGGCGCTATCTCGATTTCGGCGTGATCAGCGCCATCCGCGCGCTGCATCTGCAGATTCGTCAGGAAGCGCAGCGGCGCGCGTCCATGCGCCCCGAGAAGGCCGACGACATCAAGCTGGGACGCGGCGGTATCCGCGAGATCGAATTCAGCGCCCAGGTGTTCCAACTGATTCGCGGCGGCCAGGACGCGGATTTTCGCGTGCGCCCCACGCTCGCTGTGCTTCGGCACGCCACGGCGCGCGGCCTCATCGCGCCTTCGGTCTGCGCGGAGCTGACGGAAGCCTACCGGTTCCTGCGGCGGCTCGAACACCGCCTCCAGTACCGTAACGACGCGCAGACGCACGCCATGCCCGTCGATCCCGACGAGCGCGCGGCACTCGCGAAGACGATGGGCTTCGTGGACTACGCCGCCCTCATGACCATGCTCGACGGACATCGCGAGAAGGTGGAGCGCCAGTTCGACCAGATCTTCGCCGACAAGGTGAACGGCCACGGCGGCTGCGCCGCGCCTGATGATGGCGCCGCCGCGTGGGTGTGGAGCAGCGCGCTCGCGGACGACAGCGCCGGCGAGGCGCTCGAGGCGCGCCTTGCCGACCTCGGTCTTGCCGAGCCCGCCGAGTTGCTCGCGCGGCTGCGCGCCATCTGGCAGTCGCCGCGTTACCAGGGGCTGCCGGAACACAGCCGCCAGCGCTTCGACAGCGTGGCCAAGCGCGCACTGGACGCGGCGCGTACGATCGATCCTCCGGAGCGGCGCACCGCTACGCTCGCGCGCTTCTTCGATCTGCTCGAAACGGTGGGCCGGCGCGGCGCCTATCTCGCGCTGCTCTGCGAGTATCCGCACGCGCTCGACCGCGTGCTCTCCGTGCTCGGCGCGTCGCGCTGGGCGGCGGGCTATCTGATCCGCCATCCGCAATTGCTGGACGAGTTGCTCGACGACGAGGTGATCGCGAGTCCCTTCGACTGGCCCGAGTTCAAGCGCACGCTACGTACGCGTCTTGTTGCCGCCGACGGCGCCGAGCACCAGATGGACTTGCTGCGCCACGCCCACCAGGCCGAAGTGTTTCGCATTCTGCTGATCGACCTCGCGGGCAAGCTCTCGGTCGAGCACGTGAGCGACCGGCTTTCCGAACTCGCCGACGCCGTGCTCGACGTGACGATGGAAACCGTCTGGGCCCAGTTCGCCAGGCGTCACCGCGAGGTGCCGCGCTTTGCCGTGATCGCTTACGGCAAGCTGGGCGGCAAGGAACTCGGCTACGCGTCGGACCTCGATCTGATCTTCCTCTACGACGACCCCGACGAAGCGGCGCCCGACATCTATGCGACCTTCACCCGACGGCTCATCACGTGGCTCACCATGGCGACGGGCGCGGGCACGCTATTCGACGTGGACCTGCGGCTGCGGCCAAACGGCGAGTCGGGCTTGCTCGTGACGGACCTCGACGCGTTTCGCCGCTACCAGCTGCGCGAAGGCGACGCCGCCAATACCGCGTGGGTGTGGGAGCACCAGGCCCTGACGCGCGCACGCTTCTGCGCGGGCGACGAAGAGATCGGCAAGGCGTTCGACGCGATTCGCCAGCAGGTGCTCACGATGCCGCGCGAGGCTGCGCTGCTCGCGAAGGATATCGTGGAGATGCGTCAGCGCGTGGAAGACGGGCACCCGAACCGCAGCGAGTTGTTCGACCTGAAGCACGACCGCGGCGGCATGGTGGACATCGAGTTTCTCGTGCAGTACTGGGTGCTGCTGCACGCCGCGCGCGACCCCGAACTCGTGCGCAACACGGGCAATATCGCGCTGCTTCGCGAAGTGTCGCGGCTCGGCATCATGAGCGCAGAGGAAGCCGATACGGTGGGCGCCGCCTATCGCACCTACCGCAAGCTGCAGCACCGGCTGCGGCTGGACGGCATGGAGAAGGCGAGGGTGGAGCCGCAGCGCGTCGAGGCCGAGCGCGCCGCGGTGCTGGCCTTGTGGAAGCGGGTATTCGGATGA